CGACCAGCGGGATCGACCGGGCGTCGACCCGGTCGCCGTCCAATACCGCCTCCGCGACGCCGCGGTTCGTACGACCAGGATTTTCCACCGTGATCTCGTAGAGGCTCCGGCCATAGCGCCACCGCACCACGAAGCCGTTCCATGTTCCGGGAACGCACGGTGCCACTGAAAAGCGCTGGCCACGACGCCTGAGTCCGAGGATCGACTCGAGGCCGAGGCGATACATCCAGGCGGCAGACCCGGTATACCAGGTCCAGCCGCCACGGCCGATATGCGCCGGGTGCGTGTAGACATCGGCCGCCACGACGTAGGGCTCCACCTGGTAGCGCTCGACATCGGCCGGGGTGCGATTGTGATTGATCGGATTCAGCATGTGGAAAAGCTCGACCGCCTCGTCTCCGCTACCGAGGTGCGCCATCGCCATCACCGTCCAGATCGCGGCGTGCGTGTACTGACCTCCGTTCTCGCGCACCCCCGGTATGTAACCCCTAATGTAGCCAGGGTCGAGCGACGACTGGTCGAACGGCGGGGCGAGCAACTGAATCACGCCGGTGTCGCGTCGCACCAGCTGCATGCGAACCGCGTCCATGGCGCGCTCGGCCCTGCGCCGCGGCGCCACTCGCGAGAGCACGGCCCAGGACTGCGAGATCGCGTCGATCCTGCACTCCTGCGCTTGGGCCGAGCCGAGCGGGGTGCCGTCGTCGAAGTAGGCGCGGCGGTACCAGTCGCCATCCCACGCCTGCTCGAGCATCGTCGCCATTCGCTCGCGCTCTCCGGCCCAACGGACTGCGCGCGCCGTGTCCCCGCGCGCTCTCACCAACGCGGAGAAATCGTGAAGGATCTTCGACAGGAACCAGCCGAGCCAGACGCTCTCGCCGCGGCCCTGGTGTCCGACACGGTTCATGCCGTCGTTCCAGTCCCCGGTGCCGATCAGGGGAAGGCCATGCGCGCCGACGGTGAGCCGACGCTCGATGGCGCGGATGCAGTGCTCGTAGAGTGTTCCGCTCTCCCCCCTGGTCGCGGGCTGACCGTAGGCCTCCAGCTCGCCGGGTTGGAGTATGGGCGACTCCAAGAATGGCACGGGCACATCGAGCACCGCGTGATCCCCAGTGTGCTTCACATAGTGGGCCACGGCGTACGGCAGCCACAGCAGGTCGTCGGAGCACCGGGTGCGCACGCCGCGCCCGCTGTGCTCGTGCCACCAGTGCTGCACGTCGCCTTCGATGAACTGGCGTGAGGCGCAACGCAGCAAGTGATCGCGGAGGAGGTTCGGCCGCGCGAAGCCGAGCGCCATCACGTCCTGGAGCTGATCGCGGAAGCCATAGGCGCCGCCCGGCTGAAAGAAACCAGTGCGACCCCACAGCCGCGAGCTCACCGCCTGGTAGAGCAGCCACCGATTCATGATCAGGTCGAACGAATCATCCGGCGTCTCGATCTGCACGGCGCCGAGCAACTCGTCCCAGCGCTGCTCGACCTGCTCCAACGCCGAGCGCGCGGCGCGGACGCTGCCAAGCCGGCTCGCCAGTGCCAGCGCGTGCGCGCGGTCGTCGCCCTGGCCCAGCAGCACCACGACCTGCTTGGTCTCGCCGGGATTGAGATCAACACGGATCTGAAGCGCGGCGCACGGATCGAGGCCGGCGCCGAAGCGCTGCCCCAGGGAAACTCGCTTGAGCGCAGCCGGTCGCCGCAACGAGCCGTTCCGCCCCAGGAATTCGAGCCGGTCGGCTGTTGCCGAAGCGGGCGGCTGGCTTGCGTGCGCGAACGCCACGCGGCCCATGAAGTCCGAGTTGTAGGTATTGCGAGCCAAGACGACGCTCGTCTCAGCGTCCTGCTCGGTGACCACGAAGCGCTGCTCGCCCGCGCGCGGCGGGCAGAGCGCCCACTCGTTGTAGGCAAATACGCTCAGGCGCCGTGGGAGCGCGGTGTGGTTGGTCAGCGAAACCAGAGAGAGCTTGACCGGCTCATCGGCGTGCACGAACACCGCCAGCTCGCAGGTGACGCCGTGATCGCGGTGGGCGTATCGCGTGACCCCGGCGCCATGACGCGTGACCCAGCGGCCGCCCTCGGGCGCTCGCTGGAGCGGGCCCGGAGTGGCGCCCCATACCTCCGCGGAATCCTCGTCGCGTAGATAGAGGGCCTCGCCGCTGAACTCGCTAACCGCGTCGTTACCGAACGGGGTCAGACGATTCTCTCGACTGTTCCCGGCCCAAGTCCAGGCCGAGCCGGTGGCACCGACCACGGTACCGAAGCGCTCGTTCGCGATCACGTTCACCCACGGCTGCGGAGTGTCGGCATCGCCCTGAAGCACGATCGCGTACTCGCGCCCTCCGGCGGTGAATCCGCCGAGTCCGTTCGCGAGCGCGAGCGGCGGCGCTTCGACCTCCGCCGCGGCATCGTTGGTCGTTTCTCCCTCTGACAGCGAGGGCGACACCAGTGGCTCCGGCCAGGTCGGCTCGGGGTAGGGAAGGCCGAGCTGGTCCGCGAGGTCGCCGCGCTCGCCGCTCAGCACCGCACGCGCGACCGCCAGCAGGACCGTGCGCTCCGCCTCAGGCATGCCGTCGCCGCGCAGCAGGAACACTCCGCCGGGGCGCTGTCTCCACGCGGCCCACGGCCCCTTCTCAAGCAGGCCCTCGAGCTGCTCGTGCATCTCGTCCAGATAGCTCACCGGATGCTCGTTGAGAATGACGACGTCGGCACTGAGGCCCTTCAGCCGCCAGTATTCCTGCGCGCGCAGCGCTTGGCGCACCAGGGAAAGATCGCCCTCCTCGACCACGCGCACGATCAGGATCGGGAGATCGCCGGAGATGCCGTGGGCCCAGAGGCCGGCTTGGCCGAGGGTGTTGCTCGCGAAAATCGTGGGGGAGGCACGGAGCGCGGCGTCGGTCCAGAGCACGCGCGAGGCGAGCCGCTCGTAGAGCTGCGCTTCGTCGGTCGAGATGCCAAGGTGACGCAGCAGCAGCTGGGTCTGGGTGGCCGCGAGCGCGAAGGTGCGGGCGGCCGAAGTCGGATCGTCGTATTTCTCGGCCAGGGCTAGGGCGGCGGCCCTGGTCGCTGCGACGCCGGTCGCAAATGCGAGGCGCACCTGCCCTCCGGGGGCGATCCGCACACGGCGGCGCAGGCTCAGGACCGGATCGAGCACCGCGCCCGTTGTGCCCGAGAGCGCCCGGCCGTCGAGCGCGATAGGATTCTCGGGCGTGCGCCCGCGCCCGAGGAATCGCTTGCGGTCGGTCTCCCACTCGATGGCGCCGTGGACACCGCCCTCGGCGCTCAGCACGTGCACCGCCCACGGCGCCTGCTCGTCGGGCGAGCGCGGGCGGCGGCCGCACAGCAGGGCCATGCACTCAGGGCGGTACTCGGTCTCGAGGAAGAGCTTGAGGAACGCGGGGTGGGAGAGGTCCTCGGCGTGCGGAGCGAGCACGATCTCCACCAGGCTCGTGACCTCGATCTCGCGCAGGAGATCGGTGTGATTGACCAGCGACACTCGGCGCACCTCGACGTCGTCCTCGGGCGAGACCGTGACCTCGAGCCGGGTTTCGATGCCGTCGTCCGTACGTACGTAAAGGGCCCCGTCGGCGCGATAGGTCACCCGGTAGCGTTCGGGCTCGCGACAGACCGGCTGGTGGGCGGCCGACCAGATCAGGCCGCTGCGCACGTCCCGTAGGTAGATGAACTGGCCCCCCGGATCGCAGGTCGGGTCATCGCGCTGCCGAGTCACAGCGCGTCCACGCCAAGTACTCGCGCCGCCCCCGCCGTTCGTCACCACAGTGGTGTATTGGCCGTTCGACAGGAACTGCGCGCTCGGGTAGAGCGTGTGCGGCGAGCTGAAGCGCCTCGGCGACAGAACGGGCGCCACCGGCTCGACACGCGTGGACTCGGCCGGACGCGGCCGGATGACGGGCACGAAGCGCGGCACGCGCTCCTGCAGCAGCGGCTCGGTAGCCTGCACGCGGGGATCCGAATGGAAGCGGCGCACCATCGGGGCGCCGAGCACGGCGTTCGCGAGCGCGCCCAAGCTCATGCCCTGATGGTGGGCGAAGTATGCCCGCACGCCGTGGAAGCGAGCATGGTCGGGCGCCGCCTCGCCTTCGAGAACCGGACCCTTGCGTGGCGTGTAGTCGAGTGCCTCGTGGAACCCGAACCGCCCCACGGCCCCCTCGCGTGCGAGGCGGCGGAAGTTGGCCGCGGCGGCGGCGGGATCGACCAGGGCGGCAAGCGCGGTGGCGTAGGGCGCGATGACCAGGTCTTCGCCGAGCCCGCGTTTGAGCCCGAGGCCGGGGACGCCGAAGGCCTTGTACTGGTAGGTTCCGTGCGGGTCCACGGAGTCGAAGGCCGACTCTGAGATGCCCCATGGCACCCGGTGACGTTGTCCGTAGAGAACCTGCGCTCGCACCACCGCGCGGCATGTGTTCTCGAGCAGGGTCTCGGGATGGCTGCGAAGCATCAGCAGCGGCATCAGGTACTCGAACATCGAGCCGCTCCAGGACACGAGCGTGGTGGAGCCCTCGACGCTCACGAGGGCGCGCGAGAGCCGGAACCAGTGCTCCTGGGGCACGTCACCGCGGGCGATGGCGATGAAGCTCGCGAGGCGGGCCTCGGACGCCAGCAGATCGTAGTACGAGGCGTCGAGGCGACCAGGCCCCTCGGCATCCGCCAGACGGTAACCGATCGAGAACGCGCCGCGCGTGCGGTCGTACAAAAACGTCCAGTTGATGCCGTCCGCGAGCGCGTCGCAGCGGCGGGCGAGATTCTCGAGTCGTTCGCTCGGCACATTGGAGGGCGTTGGGAGACCGTGCGCCGGGGCGAGCGCCTCGTCGAGCAGGCGACCCCATACGGTGATGTCGTCGGCCTCGGGACCGGCGGGCGCCACGGCGGCGACCCGCTCGAGCGCCGTGCGCACGCCGGCAAGGTGGCGCGCTGCGGCCGCGAGGCGCTCGGTCGCCGGCCCCTCGCTGCCCAGCGCGGCGCGCAGCGTGTCGAGCTCGCCCTCGGCGAGCGCGCAGGCGGCCCGCAGAGGCGCGGCGCCGTGCGCGTGACGCCCTAGCGTCGCGAGCGCGTCGTCCAACACGCCCGCCGTGTCGGCGACGCCCGCCCCGATTCGATCGTCGTCACCCCTACCCGCGGCGAGCTCGCGCAGCCCGGCCGAGAGCGTCATGAGCACACCGGCGAGATTGCCGCTGTCCACGGTTGATACGTAGCGCGGCACAAGCGGCGCGAGGCTTTCCGTGTCGTACCAGTTCAGCAAGTGTCCTTCGTAACGCTCCAACGCCTCGACGATCTCGAGCGTGTTCTCGATCCGGTCGGTGAAGAAGGCGGTCCCGATGTAGCCAAGGTCGTGCGCGGCGAGCGTCGAGAGCAAGCCCATGCTGATGTTGGTCGGCGACGTGCGGTGCGCGATGCGCAGATCTGGATTCTCCTGCACGTTGTCGGGCGGCAGCCAGTGATCGTGCGCCGTGGTGAATCGCTCGAAATAGTGCCAGGTCCGGCGCGCGATGCGGCGCAACTGTTCCGTGTCTTCCGCGCCGAGCGCCAAGCGCCGCGGGACCACCGGCCGGCTGAGCCACCACGCGACCAGCGGCGAGGCGAGCCAGGCTGCCAGGAACGGCAGCGCCAGCGGCAACGCGGTGGCCCGGAGCGGCACCACTCCCAGCAGCAAAACCAGGGCGGCCGCGGGGCCCGCCCACATCTCGGCGATGAAGACGCGCGGGCCCTGGCGCGCGAGCAGCCCGGCGGCGCGGGCGGCGGTCGCGGCTGCGGTCTCCCACTCGAGCAGCCGTCGCTGCGTGATCACCATACGGACGAGGGACAGGACGATGGCGTGCACCATCTCGAGCGCGTGATAGGGGAGCAAAACGATCTGGAGCAGCACCTGAGCGCCGGCCGTCTGCAGCTCCGCCCACACGTCGTGCAGGAACACGCCGAGCGGCTGCAGAGGACGCGGGCCGCCGGCGAAGTGCACCAGGGGCGGGGCCAACGGAAACCCGAGCACCGCGAGCGTCGCCACGGTCCAGGCGAGCGGCGAGCCCGGGAGCCAGGTCCACGCCGAGGCCAGCACCGCCACGAGCGCCGGTGCGAGCAGGCTGCGGCGCAGGTTGTCGAGGACCTTCCAGCGGCTGATGAGGGGCAGCTGGGTGCGTTCGAGGCCGTGCCGCGTCGGCGTCACCGGGAGGAGGCAGAACAAGATCTGCCAGTCGCCGCGCACCCAACGGTGCTGACGCCGAGCGTGGGTGAGCACGCTCGAGGGAAAGTCGTCCACGACCTCGATATCCGAGATCAGCGCGCAGCGCGCGAACAGGCCCTCGAACAGGTCATGCGAGAGCATGGCGTTCTCGGCCACCCGACCCTCGAGCGCTGCCGAGAAGGCATCCACATCGTACAGCCCCTTGCCGGTGAAGATGCCTTCAGCGAAAAGGTCCTGGTACGTGTCGGAAACCGCGGTCGTGTAGGGATCGATGCCGGTGTGCCCGGCGTAGGCCCGGGCGAAGAGCGAGCCGGCCGCGCTCGCCATCGTGACGCTGACCCTGGGCTGGAGGATCCCGTAGCCCTCGACGACGCGCCGGAGCGCGTGGTCAAAACGCGGACGATTGAGCGGGTGCTCGATTACACCGATTAGTTGCCGCGCCGCATCGCGCGGCAGGCGGGTGTCACTGTCGAGCGTGATGCAGTAGCGGACGCGCGGCAGGATCTCGGGATCGCCCACCCTCACTGTGAAACTCGTATCGGTGGCGCCCCGCAGCAACCGGTTGAACTCCTCGATCTTGCCGCGCTTACGCTCCCAGCCCATCCAGACGCCCTCGCTGCCGTTCCAGCGGCGAGCGCGATGGAAGAGGTAGAAGCGGTCGGCCGCGCCGGGCGCGTAGCGCGCATTGAGTGCCTCGATCGCCGCGATCGCTGCCCCGAGTACCTCGTCCTCGCCCGCCAGGTGCTCGCACGGCGCGTCCGGGAAGTCCGTGAGCAATGCGAAATGGATATGCGGATCCATATTGCCGAGCGCGTGCACCTCGAGGCGCTCGACAAGAGCCCGCGCGCCCTCGACCGAGGAAACGAGGGTGGGAACAATGACCATGGTCCGAGCGTGTTCGGGCACGCCGCCGCGCAAGTCGAGGCGCGGCAGCGGCCACGGCCTCGCGATCCGGTGGACCACCCGGTGCATGAGCGCCACCGCGAATTCGCTTACGGGAATGAGCGCGAGCGCGCCGACCCAGATCCACATCCACTGCGGTGCCCGCGCCGCTCGCGCCGCCGCCACCGCGGTCGCCACCCCGATCCCCGTGAGCGCGGCGAGAGAGCCGAGGTAGATGGGCGTGGCATGCTCAAACACCAGGCGCTTCAGGCGTATCGGCAGTCGGGGGTGGTGGGCGACGTCGCTCTCCAGCTCGCGGCGGCCGCGTCCGATCAGGTGGTAACCTACGTGTGCGGTTCTGGAATCGGTGCCCAGCTTTTCCGCCGCCTGACGGGCGCTCTCGATGGCGCGCAGCGCGACCCTCACTTGGGCCTCGCCGGTCGGGTCTGCCAGCGCCTCGACCGCGTGGCGGTAGCGATCGCGGCTGTTGAACTCCATCCGGCGGTAGACGCCTTGTGGATCGCGCTGGAGGATCTGTTCGATCAGGCTGACGCCCTCGACGTACTCGTTCCAATCGAGCGTGGCGCACAGCCTGAGGCTGGTGATGGAGTTGCCCATCGAGAGGTTGTTCATCGCCTGTCGCTGATGCTCGGCGCGCACGGCGTCCTCCACCGTCGTGCTGGCGGCATCCAGCCGCACCTCCAGCTGCCTCCTGAGCCCGGCGGCGCCGGCGCCGTACTCTCGCATGCGCTGCAGCAGTTGGTCCACGAACGCCACGTGGAGGACCTCCGGAAGGAGGGGCACGCGGCCGCTTTCCCGCGCGCTCTCGAAGTCGGCGAAACATCGATCCGCCTCGAGGCGGCCCGCGCGGCTGTCGATCAATTCCTCGGAGAGCCGGCGCAGGTGCTCGATCAGCGCGAGCTTGAGCATGCTGGGCCACGCCCATAGCTCGCCAATCGTGAGGGGTGCGACGGTTTGATAGGCGTAGATGAACCGGTTTAGCCGGCGAGCGTCGAGTCGTGCGTCGCTGTAGCGGAGCAGCTCCACCGCCATGGCGTATACGCGAGCGGTCCCGACGAGTTCGCGCGTGGCGAGCTTCGGAAGCTCGAGGTAGTACCGAGTCGGAAGGTGATGGCGTATCTCGCGTATCTCGCCTTCGACCAGGTGAAAGTTGTCGAGCAGCCACTCTGCGGCGGGCGCGATCGGCTCGCCGTGCCGCACGTCGCCGGCCAGAATGCGATACGCGTCACGGAGTACGCGCGTATCGTCGGACAGGCGGCGCAGCAGCCGGGGGGGGCCACGCCGCGGGTTTCGCGAGAGCGTGAATCCGGCGTTCTTCCAGGCGCTCGACGCCGAGGAGCTCGCCGTGCAGTGGGCTGGAGTCAAGGCCGATCAGCGATTGGTGGGCCGGGGCCGCATGGGGAGCGGCGCGGGACGGCGTGTCGTGAGTGCCTAGCAAAGGCCTGTAGTCCTTTCGGAAAGGACCGCGGGGAGCCCGCGGCCCCGATCAGGGCGACCAACCTATAGTAGCAGGGATGGGGCAGTTGGACCTTCGTCCCGAGCGAGAGTGCGCACGTGGGATCGACCGCTTTGCTGGAATTAGGGTCGGAACACGTCCGCGCTGACGTAGCGCAACCCCGAGTCGACCACGATGGTGGCTACGGTCGCCTTGGAGCCGAGGCGTTCCGCCACCCGGATCGCCGCAACCACGTTCGCGCCCGTTGACGTTCCCGCAAAGATCGCCTCCTCCCGCGCCAGACGCCGCGCCATCTCCTTCGCCTCTTCCGTGGTCACCGTGAAAATCTCATCGACCTCGTTGGGCTTCCAGAGTGGAGGAATGAAGCCGATGCCGATCCCTTCGATCTGATGGGACCCTGAAGGCTTGCCCGAAAGGACGGCGGACTCGGCGGGCTCTACCGCGAAGACGCGCACCTTGGGGTTGTGGCGCCGCAGTGCGTGGGCCGTACCGTGGATCGAGTGCGCCGTGCCGACGGACTGCACGAAGGCATCGACGCGCTTGCCGGTCTGCTCCCAGATCTCTTCACCGAGCGGGTGGTAGCCGTCCTCCCCGTCCCGATTGTTCAACTGATCGCACGACCAGTGTCCTGGCCGGCGACCGATCTCTCCCGCGGTTCGGATCATCGCCTTGATCAGTTTTTCCGTGATCTTCCCGTTCTCGCTCGGCACATCCGTGATCTCTGCGCCAAGGGCGCGCATCGTGCAGCGCTTCTCGTCACTGAAGGCGTCCGAGAAGACAAAGTGGGTCCGATATCCAAGCGCGGTGCACGCGAGCGCGAGGGAGATGCCGGTCGTGCCGGCCGTGTACTCGACGACCGTACCTCCGGGCGACAGCCGTCCGTCCGCGGCCGCGCGCTCGATCAACGCCCTGGCC
This portion of the Candidatus Eisenbacteria bacterium genome encodes:
- a CDS encoding cysteine synthase family protein; translated protein: MPSAPASAAGPPSLRILDAIGNTPLVELRHVVPAGSARVVAKLESTNPTGSMKDRMARALIERAAADGRLSPGGTVVEYTAGTTGISLALACTALGYRTHFVFSDAFSDEKRCTMRALGAEITDVPSENGKITEKLIKAMIRTAGEIGRRPGHWSCDQLNNRDGEDGYHPLGEEIWEQTGKRVDAFVQSVGTAHSIHGTAHALRRHNPKVRVFAVEPAESAVLSGKPSGSHQIEGIGIGFIPPLWKPNEVDEIFTVTTEEAKEMARRLAREEAIFAGTSTGANVVAAIRVAERLGSKATVATIVVDSGLRYVSADVFRP